The Candidatus Methylomirabilis tolerans region TACGCCATCCTTGGTCTCAATCGGAAAGACCTTATGCTCCCGCAGGTACTTCGGCGAAAGGCGCTCCCGAATCGGCACAGATGTAATAGAGAGGGAGGCGAGGGACAGGTAGGAAAGCGAAAATTGCTTAGCGAGGGCCTTCGCAATGTCCTCTTCCGAAAGGTACCCGAGTTCCACAATGGTCTCGCCCAACCGTTTGCCAAGCTCCCGCTGGTGGGCAAGTCCCCGCTGGAGCTGATCCCGCGTGAGCGAACCCTCACGGATCAGGATTTCGCCCAGCGGTTCGCGCACCCCACTCCACTGCCCACTACCCATTGTGTGATCCATTTATATGATGTACAAACCTTCCGCCGCTGAATTCGTCCACACCAGCCCAGATATAATTGGCCGATCGGGCTAGTCGAATGATAGACCCGCCCTGAAGAACGTGTCAAGGACTTAACACCACCCAACAATACGGATAGACAGCGCAACCGATCCATATGTTTATCATCAATTAGATAGTCCCCGCTCGTGTCATTGCGAGCGACCAACGGGAGCGTGGCAATCTCACCGTTGTACCCAAGGGCCACGGACCCCAACTACTGCGAGATTGCTTCGGTCGCTGTGCTTCCTCGCAATGACCCGCGAGGGAGACTTTCTAACCAATGACAGAGAAAGTCCAATCTCGTTTTAGGCAGATCGAATTCGCTTGACAGTTCGCGGATCCACCTGATAAACATGGCTCTTCGAATCTTCCGAGACACCCATTTCCTTTGTACGCATCAGTCTGTTCCTGAGTTCTGATCATGTGAGGGGCCGAATGACAATGAGCGATCCTTCCTCGATCTGCCCGATCAGAAGTGAGCAGGTGACATGGAAAGCGCTCGAAGGCGAGAGCGTGCTCCTCCATCTCGAGACCGGCGTCTACTTCAGCCTCAATGAGACCGGGACCGCCGCGTGGGAACTGTTCGATGGAGCGACCTCGTTGGCAACGGTCGGTGACACACTCTGCGCTCGATTCAATGTGTCGGCGGAACAGGCGCGACAAGACCTCTTCGAGTTAACACAAATGCTTCTGAAAGAAGGATTGGTGAAGATCCGTGAAGACCATTCGACGCCTTCGGGAACTGAGCGATCCTGAGGCGCTTCGGCTCTTCGCCTGGTCGTTTCTGACTGCCTTCCTGGCGGTAGCCCTCTTGCGCACCAGGAGGCTGCCTGCGCTGCTCCGCCACCTTGCCAGGCCGTCTTATGTTCGCGCCAACCACAAGACGCATCCGGAACCCGATGTTCGCTCATTAGACCGGGTCCGGCGGTATAGCCATATGATCATCACAAGCCTCCTCCGTTCTCGGCGTCCATGCCTGCTCCGCTCCCTGGTCGTATACCGATACGGTTGCAAGCACGGTATCCCGGTCTCGATCCACTTTGGTGTGAGGCCCGGTATGGATGGGTTGGAAGGACATAGCTGGGTCACGCTTGACGGTACCCCATT contains the following coding sequences:
- a CDS encoding lasso peptide biosynthesis B2 protein, with product MKTIRRLRELSDPEALRLFAWSFLTAFLAVALLRTRRLPALLRHLARPSYVRANHKTHPEPDVRSLDRVRRYSHMIITSLLRSRRPCLLRSLVVYRYGCKHGIPVSIHFGVRPGMDGLEGHSWVTLDGTPLGESEEGLRLYVAVYSHSAGSDGANPHQALAMVGGQP
- a CDS encoding PqqD family protein encodes the protein MTMSDPSSICPIRSEQVTWKALEGESVLLHLETGVYFSLNETGTAAWELFDGATSLATVGDTLCARFNVSAEQARQDLFELTQMLLKEGLVKIREDHSTPSGTERS